The nucleotide sequence ACAGTGCATTGATGTCAGGCGTTACCAGTTCGTCCAGCGTGATAATGGGCGCGCCTTCGTCGGCCTTGGGGCCTGTGCCGTCCAGGGCGGGACGCATCAGATCCAGCGGGCAGAAAACAGCGGCGTTGCGTGAAAGGCCGCTGCCGCAAACCCAAATGGTGCGGCTGCCTGCGGGTACGCCGTCGGGCAGGGGAGCCGTGCGGCTGGTCACGATGCGCTTGAGGGCGTCCTCCGGGGAGCACAGATCCACAGTGCTGCTGGGCTGCGTCGGAATCATGGGGCCGTAGGACAGAAAAGACTGGCAGTGTACGAGGTTGCGCCTTGCGTGGGTCAGCACCCAGATGGTCGCTCCGAAAAGGAGCTGCCCGCGCAGCGCCACAGTTGTGGCAAGGGCCTGCATGTAGTCCAGCCCGGTGACGGCGGCCTTGCCCGTTCTGCGCAGGGCGGCGGTTGTCGCCAGAACAAGCCGTATGCCTGTGAAGGAGCCCGGCCCCCGCACGCAGGCGATGCGGCGGAAGCTGGTGGGTTTTATGTCCAGAGCGGCGCAGAGGCCTTCCAGCGCGGGAGCGAGAATTTCCGTGGCGCGGTCGGCTCTGTGCCATTGCTGGGAGCACAGCGTTTTTTCATCGTCGGTAACGACGATTTGCAATACGCCTTCAGCCGCGTTGAGGATAAGCTCGAGTCCGGTGGAATATTGGCTCACGATCCGCTCCCGAACCAGCCAGCGCTTTTGACGATGCGCCAGAGGTCATTGTAGGTGGCCAGCAGCATGAGGGCGACCAGCAGGGCCAGACCGGCCCGCATGGCGTATTCCTGCACCCTGGCGTTGACCGGGCGGCGGAAAATCATTTCCCACAGGCAGAAGACGATCTGGCCGCCGTCAAGCACGGGAATGGGCAGGAGGTTCAGCACCCCCAGGTTGATGCTGATGAGCGCGGCCAGGGCCAGCAGCCCGGCTATGCCTTCATGGGCCTGTTTGCCCACCATCTGCATGATCATGATGGGCCCGCCCACCTGATCCAGGGGAACCACCCTTTCAACCAGTTTTACAAAACTTTTCCAGGTCAGGGCAAGCATATCCGAAGCCTGGGACGCGCCTGCCGCAGCCGAACCCCAGAATCCGTGCTGCACAAGGCGCACCGCGCCCGTGTTGCGTATGCCCACAAGCCAGGCTTTTTCATCTTCGCCGAAGATGGTTTTTCTCACGGACATTTCAGGCCGGATTTCAACGGTCATGATGCTGGGAGGGGGGCTGTCCTGGCCGGACGCGGCGTCTGTCGGAGTACCGTCCTCGCCTGCCGCACCTTCCGCTCCATTGGCGGCGGCCTTGTGGGGGCGCTCAAGCACAACGCTGAGCGGCTGCCCGTTGCTGCGGGCAATGGCGCGGGTCATGTCGTCCCACGCAACGATGGGCTGGCCGTCAATGCGCACGATGGTGTCGCCAGCCTGCACGCCAGCCTTGGCTGCGGGGCCGTTTTCCACCAGTCCGCCCACCTGCGGCAGCAGCAGGGGCGTGCCCCAGCCAAAGGCCAGAATCCAGCACAAGAGCCATGCCAGCAGCATGTTGGCCACGGGGCCAGCGGCCACAACCAGCAGGCGCTGCCAGGCTGGCCGCAGCGAAAAGCTTTCTTCCCGCGTGAAGCCCTCGGGCAGTTCGCTGTCCTCCTGCTCGCCCACCAGGGCTACGTAGCCGCCCAGGGGAACCAGGGACAGGGCGTATTCGGTCTTGCCCCACGTGCGCTTGAGGATTTTGGGGCCAAAGCCCAGAGAAAAGGTGGAAACTCCCATGCCCAGGCTGCGGGCCACGGCAAAATGCCCCAGTTCGTGAAAGAAGATAAGGCCGCCAAGAACAAGGGATACAGCTATTATGGTTATCAGCATGCGGATTCTCCGTCGCGGGCAAGGGTGCGTACAAGCTCGCGGCTCTGGCGGTCAAGGCGCGTGAGGCGCTCCGCCAGGGTATGGGCCTCGCTTTTCAGGGCGGCCATGCGGTCAAAAGGCATGGCCGCGCCCTGTTCAAGCGGGGCACAGAAAGGCTGGTGGCCGGGCTCGCTGGCGTCATGCGCCTTGAGGGCGGCCCCGATCAGCCGGGGTATGTCAAGGAAGGCGCAGCGGCCTTCAAGAAAAAGCTCCACAGCGGCCTCATTGGCCGCATTGAGAACAACACAGCGCCCGCCCCGCAAAGCAAGGGACTGGCGCGCCAGATCAAGACAGGAAAAAACCTCGGTATCCGGCTCATGAAAGGTCAGGGCCGTGGCCGTGAGGTCAAGGGGCGGCACGTCCACTGGCAGGCAGCGCGGCCAGAGCAGGCAGTTGGCAATGGCCAGGCGCATGTCCGCAGTGCCGAGCTGCGCCAGTTGCGTGCCGTCTTCAAATTCCACCAGCGAATGGATCGCCGACTGCGGATGCACCAGAACCTTGATGCGTTGGGCGGGCGTGCCGTAGAGGTGATAGGCCTCGATAACCTCAAGGCCTTTGTTCATAAGCGTGGCGGAATCTATGCTTATCTTGGCTCCCATGCTCCAGTTGGGGTGCTTGAGCGCCTGCGCGGGGGTGATATCCCGCAACTCTTCACGGCTGCGGCCACGAAAAGGCCCGCCGCTGGCCGTGAGGATAAGGCGCTTCACTTCCTGCCCGCGTCCGGCAAGGCACTGGAAGATGGCGTTATGTTCCGAATCCACGGGCAGGATGACGGCCCCGGTGCAGGCGCAGATGCGGCGCACCAGATCGCCAGCCAGAACCAGCGATTCCTTGTTGGCAAGGCAGATGACCTTGCCCGCCAGTGCGGCGGCCAGGGTGCCGTCCAGCCCCGCCGCGCCGACCTGGGCCGAAAGCACGGTGGAGGCTTCGGACAGGGCGGCCATGTGGGCGTAGCCCTCGCGTCCCACCAGAATGGTCGGGGCATAGCCCTGCGGCAAAAGTTTTTTGAGCCCGGTGGCGGCAGCTTCGTCCAGCACTGCCAGATACGGCGGCCGCCAGCGGGCGGCCTGTTCGGCCAGGCGTTCGATCTGGCGGGCGCAGGCAAGCCCGACAATGCGGAAAGCCTGTGGATGGCTCGCAACCACGGCCAGAGTGCTGCGCCCGATGGACCCGGTGGAGCCCAGTATGCACAGGCTGCGCGGCCATGCGCCGTTCCATGCGGCATCTGGCGGGCCGGAAATATAGTCTATGGAAGGGCCGCCCTGACCCGGCCAGAGTTGTGCCATGTCTGCATCCTGTCTGTTGCCGCCGTGATGGGAACCTGCTGCCATGGGCAGGCGGCATGCCCATGTGTAAAAATAGATCCGGCGCTGGAAAATTCAAGCGGCCCTTGAGCCGGGCCGCTGTAAAAAATCGTTTTTCCCGCGTGGCGTAGCGCAAACTTTTTTGCAGCCTCAGCCCGCAAACCCGTCGCTGCCGAACCACGGCCACGGGGCTGGAACAGTAAAAGTGAAGCAAGGCCGCCAATAGAAATAAATCAGCGTTTCCTTAGACAGTGTCGTCACGAGCGCCTTTTCAGGCATCTCTGCGTCGAACTTCGCCCTTTATTCCGGTCGAGTACCATCAGAGTACACTCCCTGCATAAAAGGCTTGTTCTCCTTGATATGACTGAAAATTCATCTCGTGACGACACTGTCTAAAAGAAGAAAAACCACTGGTCCACAACAGCCACCATGGGCATGGCGAACAGCAGGCTGTCGGCCCTGTCCAGAACACCGCCGTGACCCGGCAGCAGGTGGCCGGAATCTTTCACGTTGACCGAGCGCTTGAGGGCGGATTCAAAAAGGTCGCCCACCTGGGCAAAGGCGTTTACCGCAATGCCCAGAAGCGCAAAGGAAAACCAGCCTGTCTTGCCGAAGATCTGTCCGTAGACGGCGCAGAATATGACGCAGGCCACAAGGCTGCCCACCGCGCCCTCGGAGCTCTTTTTGGGGCTGACGCGGGGCCACAGCTTGTGATGCCCAAAGCGCGTGCCGACAAAATAGGCCGCCGTGTCGGAAATGGCCACAGCGGCTATGACAAAGATGAGCTTGGTGGTGGAAAGATAGGTGGCAGGCAAGAGCAGCAGGGGGATATAGGCCAGACCAGCCATAAATATGCCACTGGAAACAAAGGCGTTTTCTTCTTCAAGCACGTCCCACCGAAAAAGAAAGCTCATGGCTGAAAGCACGAAACCCGCGCCAAGAAACACAAGGGCGTCTTGGGGGCGGTGCATCCAGGTCAGGCACAGCATGCCCCAACCAAGGGCAATGGCGCAAACGCGGCTGGAGATGCGCCCGTTGGGCCCCCAGAAAAGCGAATAGAATTCCCACAGGCCCAGGGCTGAAACCAGCAGAATGAAGAACAGCAGGGGCCAGCCCCGCAGCCAGAGCACCAGCAGCAGCACTGCGGCCAGAGCCACGCCTGTTATGATGCGTCGAAAGTCGATGGGATTGGCGGTGGGTTCAATGGGCATCAATTTGCTCCTGTGTTTTGCCAAAGCGGCGCGAGCGCGCGGCATAGGCTTCCAACGCCAGGCGCAGTTGCGCGGCGTCAAAATCTGGCCAGGGTGTCGGAGTGAAATACAGCTCACTGTAGGCGCACTGGTAAAGCAGGTAGTTGCTCAGGCGCTGCTCGCCGCTGGTGCGGATGAGCAGGTCCGGGTCAGGTTGCCCGGCCGTGTAGAGACGCTGCGCCAGGCTTTCCTCGGTGACGTCTTCTGGCTGCACGCCCTCGCGCAGAAAAGACCGCACAGCGCGGACCAGTTCGGCTCTGGAGCCGTAATTGAGAGCAAGATTCAGGGTCATGTGCGGCCCCGGAGCGGTGCGCTTTATGGCGTGGCGCAGGGCCGTGCGCTGGGCCAGCGGCAGGCCGTCCAGATCGCCCAGCACCTTGAGGGCAATGCCCTGTTCTTCAAGGCGGGGCAGTTCCTGGCGCAGAAAATCCAGCAGCAGGGCGAAGAGGGCGCTTATTTCCGTCTTGGGGCGGTTCCAGTTTTCACTGGAAAAGGTATAGAGCGTCAGGTGGCGTATGCCAATTTTGCGGCATTCGGTAACAACGGCGCGCACGGCTTCAGCGCCAGCCTTGTGCCCGGCCTCGCGCGGCAGGTTGCGGGCCTGTGCCCAGCGTCCGTTGCCGTCCATGATGATGGCCAGGTGCGTGGGCAACAGTTCGGGCAAAAGCTCCGTCGGCGGCCCGGCCTGCGGGGCGGGGTCCGTGTCTGGCGTCCGGCTGGGAGGCTGGCCGGACGGGGGCGTGCTTTGTTGCGTCATACTTTCAGCCTGTAGGGAAAAATCCCTGAGGTATTGGCCCGCCCGGTTCCGCGTCAGATACAGTCCGGCGGGACAGGCGAACCGTGCCGCAGCCCGCCCCGTCCTCAATGAACGCGGCGGGCCACGGCCCGTAGCGGGACTATCCGTTTTTCAACGTGAAAATGCCAGAAGGAAGCACTGATTAAAGAGCTCCCTGGAAACGCTGATTTATTCCGTTTGGCGGACTTGCTTCACTTTTTTTAAACAGTAGAGGACGAAAGAGTCCACTCCTGCTTCAAAAAAAGATTGCGCCTTGCCAAACGAAATAACTGTTCGTTTCCTAGATTTCCATTATTTCCTTTTCTTTGGCAGCGCACTTTTTGTCCACATCAGCCACGTACTTGTCCGTGAGCTTCTGCACATCCTCGGTGGCGCGCTTCTGGTCGTCTTCGGTAATAACCTTGTCTTTTTCCAGCTTTTTCAGGCCGTCGTTGGCGTCGCGACGCACATTACGCACCGCCACCTTGGCGTCTTCACTGTATTTGCGCGCCACCTTGCTCAAATCTTTGCGGCGCTCTTCGGTCAGAGGGGGCATGACAATGCGGACGACCTTGCCGTCGTTGACAGGCGTAAGCCCAAGATCTGACTTGAGAATGGCCTTTTCAATAAGGGCTATGCCGCCCTTGTCCCAGGGCTGGATGGTCAGGGTGCGGCTGTCGGGCACGGCTACCGAGGCCATCTGGCTGATGGGCGTGGGGGTTCCATAGTAGTCGGCCTTGATGCCGTCCACAAGGGCGGTTGTGGCGCGTCCCGTGCGCAGTTTGGCAAACTCGCGGTCAAGAGCGGCAAGGGCTTTTTCCATGCGGTCTTCGGCATCGAGAAGGATGCTGTCGATATCCATAAATATTCTCCTTGGGGCTGCGGCCTGCGGCCTGTTCCTGGGGGGATGGCGCTGCGCCTCCCTTGGTAAAAATCTGATGCGGGCTGACACGTAGACTGCCAGACCGCACGGCGCGGGCCTGACTGCCGCGCCGCAGAATGCATCAGGCGTTGCGTACTATGGTTCCCACAGGCTCGCCCATGACGGCACGCCTGATGTCGCCGCCAAGCATGCGGCAGACGATGATGGGCACATTGTTGTCACGCACCAGAGCAAAGGCTGTGGCGTCCATCACGCCGAGGTGGCGGGACAATGTTTCATCATAGGTGATGGTTTCAAATTTTACGGCGTCGCTGAATTTGGTGGGGTCCTTGTCGTAGATGCCGTCCACCTTGGTGCCCTTGATGATGGCGTCGCACTTCAGTTCCATGCCGCGCAGCGCGGCCGTCGTGTCGGTGGTGAAGTAGGGGTTGCCCGTGCCTGCGGCGCAGATGACCACGCGGCCCTTTTCCATGTGGCGCAGGGCGCGGCGGCGGATGAAGGGCTCGCAGACTTCCTGCATGGTGATGGCGGAAAGCACGCGGGTGGGATAGCCCTGCTTTTCAAGCATGTCCTGTACGGCCAGGGCGTTGAGCACTGTGGCCAGCATGCCCATATAGTCGGCTGACGAGCGTTCCATACCCTTGGCGGAGCCGGAAAGCCCGCGAAAGATGTTGCCTCCGCCGATAACCAGGGCCATTTCCACGCCCATGGCAAGAACAGTGCCGATTTCGCGGCATATTTCGGCCACGGTTTCAGGGTCGATGCCCGTTTTATTGGAGCCCGCAAGGGCCTCGCCGCTCAGTTTGAGCAAAATTCGCTTGTATGTCGGTGACATATGTCCGCCTTCGTCTGGATAACCGGCCTGTTTGCCGGGCGATTGTGCAAGGGATCGCCTATCACGCGGGCGTGAAAAAACGGGACCGGGCCACCCCGGGCCCGTTCTCCCGCAACAGGGCAGTCATAACAGAAAATGCGGCTAGCTCAAAGTCTTTTTGCGCACCTGCGGCGGGCGGGAAAAGGGCCATTCTTCAACGCTGAAGGGCAGGCTGCGGGCCATTTCAGCAAGGGCTGTTCTGGTCTCTCTTTCCAGATGGGGCGAAAAGACGATTTTGAGCAGGGCCGTTTTGGGCTCCAGCACGGTAAAGTATGCCGTATGGTCGTAGGCTTCCAGAAGAAAGCGAAAAAGAGCCGTATGGTGCGGCGCCAGACGAACCAGAAGACGCCCGCTCTGTTCCGGAGCGGCAAGGGCCGGGGCTGGTTTGCGGCGTTTGCGCAGGGCCGGAACCTCGGGGGCGGCGGCAGCGGGCGGTGTTCCCTTTTCGGCGTGCATCAGTACAGACCCGTATAGCGTGCCAGAATCACCAGGCCAATGCCCACGACGATGGTCAGAAAATAGTTTTTGAACCACCACGCCACCAGCAGGGTGGGTAAGCCCGCCATGAGAAAGAGATTGGAGGAGCTTATGTTGAACTGGCCCTCGTAGATGAAAATATCGGGGCCAACCAAGGCGGCCATGACGGCCACGGGCACGAAGGACAGCCAGTGGCGCAGCGCCACGGGCAAATTGTCGCCCTTGAGAAAGGTCACGGGCAAAATCTTGGGCAACAGGGTTACGGCAGTGCAGCCCGCGATGCACAGGATAAGACCAAGGTGGGCTTCAAGCCAGCTTGTTTCTGTCATGATTGCACCTCGTCAGTGTTTGCCGTCATCAGCCCAGGTACATCAGACGAACCTGGCGCGTCACTGGTTTTTTCCGAACCAGACGTGTCCGCAGAGGATTTTTCCTTGCTGGCGCAGCCGTGCTGCCTGGCGCAGGCGGCGTCCTTTTTATTCTTGTACAGCAGCAGGGCCGTGCCGAGGCTGGCCCCCACCACCGTGGCCACGGCCACGTTCCATTGGCTCATGCCCGCAGCCTTGAGGGCGATGGACAGCGTCATGGTGAAAATGGCGACCAGAACGTGCAGGCGGTTCACGCACTGCGGCACCAGCAGGGCCAGAAACATGGCGGTAAGGGCATAGTCCAGCCCGAGCGGCTTGACGTCGGTGACAAGCTCTCCGCAAAACGCGCCAATGGCGCTGCCGCCCACCCAGGCGACCTGTGTTGTCTGGTTGCAGACAAAAAGCGTGGTGAGGTTGCGCTTCCAGCCGCTCTGGAAGGCCGTGACGTGCACGGCAAAGGTTTCGTCCGTGAGCCCAAGCCCCAGCAAAAAGCGCTGAAAGCGCGGCAAACCGGACAGCCAGGGCGACTCTGCGGCGGACTGGAGCAGATACCGCAGATTCACGATAAAGACCGCCGCCATGATGGACAGGGTGCTGGCCCCCGCGCCCCACATGCCCGCGAAAACGAACTGGCCGGACCCGGAAAACATGAGCACGGACATGGCCACGGCCAGCGAGGGAGGAATGTTGTTTTTGACCGCCAGAACGCCGAAGGCAAAGCCAACGGGCGTATAGCCGAGCACAATGGGCAGTGCGCGGCGCAGGCCCTCCGCCAGGGGGGAAGCGGGGGAAGTGCTCGACATTGTGACCTCACCTCATCAACTGTTACGGAAACGCCGATGTATTCCGTTTGGCGGTTTTGCTTCACTTTTATTGAAACAGTCGAGGACGGAAGAGTCCACTCCTGTTTCAAAAAAAATCGCGCCTAGCCAAAGGAAATACCTGCGCGTTTCCAGGAGGCTCTTTAGAGCAGAGTACCTTTGAGAATATACATTCTCAAAGGTTAAGGCACGCTCATTTCGGCGTTTAACCGCGCAGATAAACTGCGCTTACGCCTCCATAGCGAACGTCTGCTCACGCAGCCGTCAGAGCAATGTAAAAGTTGCATTGCTCTAATCAATGCTTCCTTAAAAAAAATATGGCTACTCTTTTTGACGCGGTGTGGCAAGTGGCGGGCGTTCTACGCCCCTGTGACATGTGTTTCGTGTATGCGATAAGGGGCGGCACCCCTCCCTCTGGAGCATTTTGCTTTTGAAACACTCCTTGTTTCAACGCATCATTCTGGCGAGCTTTATCCGTAGCTTCCTTCGTCGCAACGGCCAAAGCCCGCCAGAATCCACGCCACTTCGTGGCGGCTGCCGCCTTCACGTCAGCAGAGCAATTTCAAGCGGCAGCCGTCAGGCGACGAAGAAGCCTTACGATGGCGACAGCACCGCTAGCGAAATTGCTCCAAAGGGCGCTTCGGGACTACTACCACCAGAATACGGGGTAT is from Desulfovibrio sp. and encodes:
- a CDS encoding phosphatidate cytidylyltransferase; the protein is MPIEPTANPIDFRRIITGVALAAVLLLVLWLRGWPLLFFILLVSALGLWEFYSLFWGPNGRISSRVCAIALGWGMLCLTWMHRPQDALVFLGAGFVLSAMSFLFRWDVLEEENAFVSSGIFMAGLAYIPLLLLPATYLSTTKLIFVIAAVAISDTAAYFVGTRFGHHKLWPRVSPKKSSEGAVGSLVACVIFCAVYGQIFGKTGWFSFALLGIAVNAFAQVGDLFESALKRSVNVKDSGHLLPGHGGVLDRADSLLFAMPMVAVVDQWFFFF
- the dxr gene encoding 1-deoxy-D-xylulose-5-phosphate reductoisomerase: MAQLWPGQGGPSIDYISGPPDAAWNGAWPRSLCILGSTGSIGRSTLAVVASHPQAFRIVGLACARQIERLAEQAARWRPPYLAVLDEAAATGLKKLLPQGYAPTILVGREGYAHMAALSEASTVLSAQVGAAGLDGTLAAALAGKVICLANKESLVLAGDLVRRICACTGAVILPVDSEHNAIFQCLAGRGQEVKRLILTASGGPFRGRSREELRDITPAQALKHPNWSMGAKISIDSATLMNKGLEVIEAYHLYGTPAQRIKVLVHPQSAIHSLVEFEDGTQLAQLGTADMRLAIANCLLWPRCLPVDVPPLDLTATALTFHEPDTEVFSCLDLARQSLALRGGRCVVLNAANEAAVELFLEGRCAFLDIPRLIGAALKAHDASEPGHQPFCAPLEQGAAMPFDRMAALKSEAHTLAERLTRLDRQSRELVRTLARDGESAC
- the tsaB gene encoding tRNA (adenosine(37)-N6)-threonylcarbamoyltransferase complex dimerization subunit type 1 TsaB yields the protein MSQYSTGLELILNAAEGVLQIVVTDDEKTLCSQQWHRADRATEILAPALEGLCAALDIKPTSFRRIACVRGPGSFTGIRLVLATTAALRRTGKAAVTGLDYMQALATTVALRGQLLFGATIWVLTHARRNLVHCQSFLSYGPMIPTQPSSTVDLCSPEDALKRIVTSRTAPLPDGVPAGSRTIWVCGSGLSRNAAVFCPLDLMRPALDGTGPKADEGAPIITLDELVTPDINALCLLARHGEFDDKDIEPLYVRPCDAVENLPQLAPRQGLTGEEATASLERLLQRPPQSDI
- the uppS gene encoding polyprenyl diphosphate synthase — protein: MTQQSTPPSGQPPSRTPDTDPAPQAGPPTELLPELLPTHLAIIMDGNGRWAQARNLPREAGHKAGAEAVRAVVTECRKIGIRHLTLYTFSSENWNRPKTEISALFALLLDFLRQELPRLEEQGIALKVLGDLDGLPLAQRTALRHAIKRTAPGPHMTLNLALNYGSRAELVRAVRSFLREGVQPEDVTEESLAQRLYTAGQPDPDLLIRTSGEQRLSNYLLYQCAYSELYFTPTPWPDFDAAQLRLALEAYAARSRRFGKTQEQIDAH
- a CDS encoding M50 family metallopeptidase; amino-acid sequence: MLITIIAVSLVLGGLIFFHELGHFAVARSLGMGVSTFSLGFGPKILKRTWGKTEYALSLVPLGGYVALVGEQEDSELPEGFTREESFSLRPAWQRLLVVAAGPVANMLLAWLLCWILAFGWGTPLLLPQVGGLVENGPAAKAGVQAGDTIVRIDGQPIVAWDDMTRAIARSNGQPLSVVLERPHKAAANGAEGAAGEDGTPTDAASGQDSPPPSIMTVEIRPEMSVRKTIFGEDEKAWLVGIRNTGAVRLVQHGFWGSAAAGASQASDMLALTWKSFVKLVERVVPLDQVGGPIMIMQMVGKQAHEGIAGLLALAALISINLGVLNLLPIPVLDGGQIVFCLWEMIFRRPVNARVQEYAMRAGLALLVALMLLATYNDLWRIVKSAGWFGSGS
- the pyrH gene encoding UMP kinase; this encodes MSPTYKRILLKLSGEALAGSNKTGIDPETVAEICREIGTVLAMGVEMALVIGGGNIFRGLSGSAKGMERSSADYMGMLATVLNALAVQDMLEKQGYPTRVLSAITMQEVCEPFIRRRALRHMEKGRVVICAAGTGNPYFTTDTTAALRGMELKCDAIIKGTKVDGIYDKDPTKFSDAVKFETITYDETLSRHLGVMDATAFALVRDNNVPIIVCRMLGGDIRRAVMGEPVGTIVRNA
- the frr gene encoding ribosome recycling factor, which produces MDIDSILLDAEDRMEKALAALDREFAKLRTGRATTALVDGIKADYYGTPTPISQMASVAVPDSRTLTIQPWDKGGIALIEKAILKSDLGLTPVNDGKVVRIVMPPLTEERRKDLSKVARKYSEDAKVAVRNVRRDANDGLKKLEKDKVITEDDQKRATEDVQKLTDKYVADVDKKCAAKEKEIMEI
- a CDS encoding DUF4911 domain-containing protein → MHAEKGTPPAAAAPEVPALRKRRKPAPALAAPEQSGRLLVRLAPHHTALFRFLLEAYDHTAYFTVLEPKTALLKIVFSPHLERETRTALAEMARSLPFSVEEWPFSRPPQVRKKTLS
- a CDS encoding AzlD domain-containing protein codes for the protein MTETSWLEAHLGLILCIAGCTAVTLLPKILPVTFLKGDNLPVALRHWLSFVPVAVMAALVGPDIFIYEGQFNISSSNLFLMAGLPTLLVAWWFKNYFLTIVVGIGLVILARYTGLY
- a CDS encoding AzlC family ABC transporter permease, which encodes MSSTSPASPLAEGLRRALPIVLGYTPVGFAFGVLAVKNNIPPSLAVAMSVLMFSGSGQFVFAGMWGAGASTLSIMAAVFIVNLRYLLQSAAESPWLSGLPRFQRFLLGLGLTDETFAVHVTAFQSGWKRNLTTLFVCNQTTQVAWVGGSAIGAFCGELVTDVKPLGLDYALTAMFLALLVPQCVNRLHVLVAIFTMTLSIALKAAGMSQWNVAVATVVGASLGTALLLYKNKKDAACARQHGCASKEKSSADTSGSEKTSDAPGSSDVPGLMTANTDEVQS